The Pirellulales bacterium genomic sequence GACCGCAAATGGGAGAGCATTTATCTCGATCAGTACCACTACGATGGTTCGTTCACCTGGATCTGTGCGCCGAACGACACGCACATGTGCCGGATGCGCGCCTTTGTGCGCAATGGCGTCATGATTCGCAGTGAGCAAAACTACGATCACGATCGCTACGGCGATATGTACGGCAATCATGCCACCAAGGCCTGGAATCCGCGCGGTTGCCCCAAGGGCTTTACCATGCAGCGGCGGATCTATGGCCCCTACCGGCTGAAGGCTCCCGTGCTGCGCGCAGGCTGGAAGCAATGGGCCGACGACGGCTACCCGTCGCTTTCCGAAACGCCGGCGCTGCGCACTAAGTACAAGTTCGACGACCGCGGCAATGACAAATTTGTGCGCGTTTCATGGAATGAAGCGTTCAAATATGTCGCTCAGGCGATTCAAGCCATCGCACGGACCTATAGCGGCCCCGAGGGCGCAAGCCGCTTGAAGCGGGACGGTTACGAGCAGCGAATGATCGACCACCTGAGAGGCTCTGGCCTTCGCGCCGTGAAGGTCGGTTCCAATTTGCCGCCGCACGGCGTGATCGGAAAATTTGGACTGTATCGCTTCGCGAATTTGCTGGGGCTGCTCGATCATCACGTCCGCGGCGTGCCTCCAGAGCAAGCTTGCGGCGCCCGCGAATGGAACGAGTACACCTGGCGGGGCGACCAAGCGCCAGGCCAGCCTTTCGTTCACGGGTTGCAAGCGTCCGACATGGATTTCAACGACATGCGGTTCACGAAGCTGGTGATCCAGGTCGGTAAGAATTTGATCGAAAACAAAATGCCGGAATCGCATTGGCTGAATGAGGTGATGGAGCGCGGCGGCAAACTGGTGGATATTGCGCCGGAATACAATTGCCCTGCCACGAAAAGCGACTACTGGATTGGGGTGCGGCCGGGCCTGGCCGATACCGCGGTGCTCTTGGGGGTCACCAAAATTCTGATCGACAACAAGTGGTACGACGCGGAGTTTTGCCGCAAATTCAGCGATTTCCCCCTGCTGGTGCGCACCGATACCTTGCGACGCCTGCGGCCGGAGGAGATCGACTCGCACTATCGGCCGAAAGACCTTCGCGACGGGCCATCGTACAAAGTGCAAGGCCTGACCGATGCGCAGCGGAAAAAAATCGGCGACTTCTGCGCGTGGGATTCCAAGCAGAACAAGGTGGTGTTTCTCAGTCGCGACGAAGTCGGCGCGAAGCTGCAAGCCCCCGTCGCCTTGGAAGGAACCTACCAAGTGAAATTGGCCGACGGCAAAACCGTCGAAGTGATGACCGTCCTGGAAATGTACAAGCGCCATTTGGTGGATTACGACCTGAAAACGGTGGAAGAAATTTCCGGCGCGTCGCAAGAGCTTGTGCAGCGGCTCGCGAAGGATATTTGGGACACGACCCAAGCGGGCCACCCAGTGGCGGTGCATATCGGCGAGGGCATCAATCACTACTTTCACGCCACGTTGCACAACCGCGCTTCCTACTTGCCGATGATTCTCACCGGCAATATTGGCAAGCACGGCGCCGGAGTGTTTACCTGGGCGGGCAATTACAAGGGAGCGTTGTTCCAGGCTTCGCCGTGGAGCGGGCCGGGGATTAGCAGCTTCATTCACGAAGACCCTTTTCAGCCGATCCTGGACGAAAAGGCGACCCTGACACACGAACACTTGCGGCACTGCAACGATGCTGAAGAGCCGTCGTATTGGGCCTGCGGCGACCGAACGCAAACGGTCAATTTGCCCAAGGGCGGCCAGCGCTCCTTTACCGGCAAAACGCACACCCCGACACCCACCAAAGCGATTTGGTACAACAATGCCAATTTTCTCAATCAATCGAAGTGGATTTATAATCTGATTGTCCACTCGCTGCCCAAGATCGACATGATCGTCGATCAACAAATCGAATGGACAGGCAGCGCTGAATATTCCGACGTGGTGCTGCCGGTGAACTCCTGGGTGGAATTCGAGGACTACGAATGCGGCGGCTCGTGCTCGAATCCGTTTTTGCAAGTTTGGAAGGGCGGCATTAAACCAGTCCACGATACGATCGACGATGCGGCGGTTTTTGCCGGCGTGGCGCGAGCGTTCGCCGACTCGACGGGCGACCAGCGATTTGCCGACTACTTCAAATTCGTCACCGAAAAGAAATCGAAAGTTTATCTCCAACGCGTCTTCGATAGCTGCACGACGACTCGCGGCAAAGACGGCCCCTACGACATCGATCAACTGAATGCCGGCAAGTACGGCGGCGAACCCGGCGCGGCCCTGATGCTCTTTCGCACGTATCCGCGCGTCGCATTCTGGGAGCAAGTCCACGATTCCATCCCGTTTTATACCGATTCCGGTCGGTTGTCCGCCTACTGCGATCTGCCCGAGGCGATTGAATACGGCGAAAACCTCGTCGTCCATCGCGAAGCGGTGGAAGCCACACCTTATCTGCCCAACGTGATCGTCAGCGCAAGCCCATTTATTCGACCGGCGGATTATGGGATCCCGCAGGATTCGATCGATCCCGATTTGCGCCAGGTTCGCAATCTTAAGATGCCTTGGAGCGAAGTGAAAAAGACGGTCAATCCGCTCTGGAGCGCTGGATATCAATTCTTTTGCACCACGCCCAAGAGCCGGCATTCGACCCATTCGTCTTGGTCGACGGTGGATTGGCATTGGATCTGGAGCGACAACTTCGGCGATCCGCATCGGACCGATAAACGGTCTCCCGGCGTCTCCGACCGGCAAATTCAAGTGAATCCTCAAGCCGCCCGCGATTTGGGCTTGAACGAAGGAGACTACGTTTGGGTCGACGCCAACGATGCCGACCGGCCGTATCTTGGCTGGAAGGACGATGCTGGCCCGCGGCATAAAGCGTTTCGCTGCATGGTGCGCGTGAAGTTCAATCCGGGCCTGCCGTACAACTTCACGATTATGAAACATACGGGCTGGATCGGCACCGAACGGAGCGTAGCCGCGCACGAGACACGTTCCGATGGGCGGGCGCTGTCGACTCAAACCGGATACCAAGCCAGTTATCGCTACGGCTCGCATCAAAGCATAACCCGCAACTGGATGATGCCGATGCACCAAACCGACACGCTGTTCCACAAGAAGGCCGGGTCGATGGCCTTTATTTTTGGGGCCGATGTCGATAACCATGCAATCAATTCGGTCCCCAAGGAAACGCTGATTCGCATCACCAAGGCCGAAGACGGTGGTTTGGGAGGCAAGGGCGTTTGGAAGCCCGCGATGTCCGGATACAGCCCTGGCGAAGAGTCGCACGAAAATAATCTCTATCTCACCGGGGCGCTAACGCAGGTGCGAACATAACCGCTGCGAGAAAAACCGAAACTGGAGAGATGACATGGCGTCCACGCAAGAAAACCTCGTCGAGAAGATCCATCCGGCGACCCGTGAATTGCTTCCCGATGACCCGCTGGAAATGCACGCTTTTGAAGTGCCCGGCGATCCCGAGTTGATGTTCCGTCTCTTGGCGGAAGAATACGCCCGAATCGGCATGGGGGCCGAGGCTATCATGCAACTGGCGCGAAATCCCTTTTATCAGGGCCTGCACGGTCTGTGGCGCTTATTTGGCGAAGAAGGCATGCGCAACCGGCTAGCTGCCATCGTGCGCCG encodes the following:
- a CDS encoding molybdopterin-dependent oxidoreductase, which translates into the protein MDQSRRQFLKTCLAASGSALLSPAAQSWALAPVSVLNPLAAYPDRKWESIYLDQYHYDGSFTWICAPNDTHMCRMRAFVRNGVMIRSEQNYDHDRYGDMYGNHATKAWNPRGCPKGFTMQRRIYGPYRLKAPVLRAGWKQWADDGYPSLSETPALRTKYKFDDRGNDKFVRVSWNEAFKYVAQAIQAIARTYSGPEGASRLKRDGYEQRMIDHLRGSGLRAVKVGSNLPPHGVIGKFGLYRFANLLGLLDHHVRGVPPEQACGAREWNEYTWRGDQAPGQPFVHGLQASDMDFNDMRFTKLVIQVGKNLIENKMPESHWLNEVMERGGKLVDIAPEYNCPATKSDYWIGVRPGLADTAVLLGVTKILIDNKWYDAEFCRKFSDFPLLVRTDTLRRLRPEEIDSHYRPKDLRDGPSYKVQGLTDAQRKKIGDFCAWDSKQNKVVFLSRDEVGAKLQAPVALEGTYQVKLADGKTVEVMTVLEMYKRHLVDYDLKTVEEISGASQELVQRLAKDIWDTTQAGHPVAVHIGEGINHYFHATLHNRASYLPMILTGNIGKHGAGVFTWAGNYKGALFQASPWSGPGISSFIHEDPFQPILDEKATLTHEHLRHCNDAEEPSYWACGDRTQTVNLPKGGQRSFTGKTHTPTPTKAIWYNNANFLNQSKWIYNLIVHSLPKIDMIVDQQIEWTGSAEYSDVVLPVNSWVEFEDYECGGSCSNPFLQVWKGGIKPVHDTIDDAAVFAGVARAFADSTGDQRFADYFKFVTEKKSKVYLQRVFDSCTTTRGKDGPYDIDQLNAGKYGGEPGAALMLFRTYPRVAFWEQVHDSIPFYTDSGRLSAYCDLPEAIEYGENLVVHREAVEATPYLPNVIVSASPFIRPADYGIPQDSIDPDLRQVRNLKMPWSEVKKTVNPLWSAGYQFFCTTPKSRHSTHSSWSTVDWHWIWSDNFGDPHRTDKRSPGVSDRQIQVNPQAARDLGLNEGDYVWVDANDADRPYLGWKDDAGPRHKAFRCMVRVKFNPGLPYNFTIMKHTGWIGTERSVAAHETRSDGRALSTQTGYQASYRYGSHQSITRNWMMPMHQTDTLFHKKAGSMAFIFGADVDNHAINSVPKETLIRITKAEDGGLGGKGVWKPAMSGYSPGEESHENNLYLTGALTQVRT